The following proteins are encoded in a genomic region of Necator americanus strain Aroian chromosome II, whole genome shotgun sequence:
- a CDS encoding hypothetical protein (NECATOR_CHRII.G5865.T1) — protein sequence MMYRSETMPVPSAMLNRLDCTERKLLRRLLGCFWLGVCHNEELYAEVNVVYPRMTRGRYQHLAPPSKVATENRLRFFGHIKSGPTDRFVQRVLKSQSDSSWKRPHDRKRKF from the coding sequence ATGATGTACCGATCGGAGACTATGCCAGTACCGTCTGCAATGTTGAacaggcttgattgcacggaaaggaagctgcttagacggctgcttggCTGCTTTTGGCTtggggtatgccacaatgaagagctTTACGCGGAAGTCAATGTGGTGTACccgcggatgacacgtggaagatatcaacatcttgcaccaccatcgaaagtggctacagaaaatcgtcttcgcttctttggtcatataaaAAGTGGTCCAACAGATCGctttgttcaacgagttttgaaGAGTCAGTcggattcaagctggaagaggccgCATGACCGAAAGCGGAAGTTCtga